The nucleotide sequence AGTAACCCTGGATATTCAAGATTTACACCTTTAGATTGAGAGCAAACAAGTAATGGATGAGTCTTTGTGTGGAAAGACTTGGGTTTTATTTCTACTCTTGAACTGAATTTAAAGTTATCATTGACAGGTAGTGCTTTCAGGTCCTGATAGAATCAAATGCAGCTCTTCTATAAAATGATTCTTCTTCTTCCCAAGCTTCAAATTGCTCATATAAAATAATTCTTATGTTTGTAACTCGAACCCAGTCAAAAATAAGTGTACATGCAAGGAAACACAACACCACGAGCAGAACAACAGATTATAGAAATAAACTTTAAGCACTTCAAATGCTGCAACTACCAGTATATAATAAATGAAATGTccaattgaaataaaataaaatgtgaatattataggaaacaaaaatgacaaatgtgacagattatttttaaaaagagagttcCTAGAAATGAAAAAGCATCATAATCAAATTGCTAAACAGAATGTTTTAACAGAAAATTAGGTACTAATCAAAGAGTGACATCAAGAATAacagatgacatcaaggacattatacatgaagacagcaaaaggtcGTGGGAATAACAGAAAAGATCTAAAttaatgccagaagagactctgaaactcgctcTTGGACAAaaagtagctaaagcaactggaagaaatgatgaagtaaaggagagaaacagaagatttcaaaaaatGGCTTGGGAAGACAAGGTAAAGTATATTAATGAAATGTCAAAACACTCAAAAGAAAGAATACATTTGTCATGCCTcaaattgaaagaactgaagaaagagttagcaggaaaaatattgaatggcaGAAGCATCAAAACAAGATGGGAGGAATGCAcacaatcactgtaccaaaaaaattGGTCTAAGTCAACCATTTTAGAAGGTAGCATATAATCAAAAGCCAATGGTATGAAGTCCTAACTGTACTGAAGGCACTGGCAAAAACAACATTCCAAAAATTGACAGAagaccaatggaaatatttcaagaaAGGAtgcagtactggaagcactcacccatttttcaaataaatttggaagacagttacctggctaACTCTCTGATAGAGATCCATATTATTActtttccaaagaaagataatgcAGTGGAATATGAAAATCATTTaataatatcattaacatcatacacaagtagaattttgctgaagatgattcaaAATTTGTTTTAGTAatccactgacagggagctgccagaaattcaagtcaaattCTGAAGAGGAcctagatggatcttggcagaagTGAAGGATGTCATAAAGTTATTTGCTTGTGTTTCTTACTGACTATGTAAAGGCTTGCTATATAGATAATAGAAATTTATTGACAGCATTGCCCAAAATTGAAATTACAGAGCACTTAATCAAGCACTTATAGGGAACCTGTACATAATCCAACAGTCTTGGAACAAACCAAGGGGATATTGTGTGgtgtaacatcaggaaaggtatgtgtcatggCTGTACCCTTTTGTCAGACTCATTCaacctgtatactgagcaaataatccaagaaatttGACTCTATGAAGAACATAACATTAGGATTGGAGGGACACAGCCAGCAACATGTAAACGATAGCCTTCTTGCTGAAAGTACAGAGGAGATGGAGCActtactgctgaagacaaaagactTAGTCCCTTACTATGGATTACACCTGAacataaagaaaccaaaaaccCTCAAAATAGGCCCATAAGCAACTTCACGTTCAATGGAGAAAGTGTGCGCattatcaaagatttcattttacttcgcTCCACAATCAACCTATGGAAGTACTAATGAGTAAATCAAATGGTGTATTTATTACATTGGGAAGTATTTTAAAGCAAAGATTTCAgagctaaggtgcacctgacccaaaccatagtatttcccATTACATCATGTGaagggacaatgaataaagaaaccaaAGAATTATACCTTTGAATGGCGAGGTGTAAAATAATATTGAACCTATCAGGAATTttcagaaaaacacataaatcttctcagaaagaagtacagccaggatgctctttagaCATGACAATGGTGAgtctttgtctcatatactttggacatcttattagGCCCTGAAGAAGAGCAGCACCCTTAAGGAAGTAGGAGGTCCACGATTAAGAGAACCCTGCCGGAGACAAACTGATACAGTGCTGCTCAAACCATTGTtctaacaattgtgaagacatcGCTGGAGCAAGtctgtttccttccattgtgtaTACACTTGCTTGCTATGAACTGAAACGGTcctgatgacatctaacaacagcaaagcACAAAGAATTAGCTAAATAAAAGATAGATCAGAACACAATTTACCCAGTATGCAATGCAATGTTCATTAAAGTACAAAAGAGGTGGTTAGAAACACAGAATAGGTTAAGAAAGTCTACACCTATGAGCAAGAAAATATAACACGTGTAATCCGATTTTAGAAGAAGAAATGAGAAATACTAAAACAGAAGcaatatttgaagaaataataCCTGAGTTGTTTTCTGGAATAAATCAAAATATCAACACAGAGATTCAAGAGACACAAATAAGCCTaacaggaatatatatatatatacctagaaACATCAACATGTGAttttcacaaaaacaaaaacatgagaATATTTTTGGCCAGAGGAAAAGGACAATTAAATGTCAAAAGTGTGATGATTACACTGATGCCTGATTAGCAATCGAACAATAATGGAAACTAAAAGAAAATGGGCAATATCTTCAATGTACCTAAAGAATTTAACAAATCTTTCGATCTAAACAGTTTTTGcatgtaaagttttaaaaaatagataaccTGATCAACTGAATAGGTTGAGTTTGAAAGCCATCAAGAAGATGGGAGTGAAGGAGCTTAAAGACATTTATCTCTTATAGTTTTTGTCTTTCTCACTTCTTGCCAGAATTTGGGGTCAAGGAATTAGACCTGTCTCTTTCTAGCTTTCTTCATCTCATGTGACATCCACTGTTCCTCTGGTTGGTCTTCTATGACCGTAGCCATTCTCTGAGAACTAATTCAAAGATCCTTCTCTCTATCGAGGATCGCCCATCTTCATCTAAGAGCTTCAATGAACATTGAAGCCAACAAATCTGAAATGTGTTTCTGGAATTCAAAGACTTTACTCAACTTCACTCATATCTGTAtacttgaaaataatttatatgatTATATGTATTATCTCTGGACACCTCAAATTCAACATATTTTAAACGAACAATTTCTCTTCCCCAAAACTAAACCTATTTACTACTCCCTacctgtttctctctctcctcctttgcCTGTGTTTATGAGGCTAGTTAATAACACCAATATCCACTCAGCACCCTAGTCTTGAAAGAAAGTCTTTACTCTCTTCTCTAACATACATTCTCTATAGCTAATTTATCACCACATCCTGGATGCTGGCATGTTACTGTCATCCTTCTATTACAAACCTACTACTGCCTTCCTAGTTCCTCTATGGCATCTGTTACCTAGctttctctctcctctgctcCTTCTCTAACTTATTCTCCTTCCTAAAACCAGATGATCTTCTGAAGTGCAGGAAGGGTCATCTCACATTCTTGTTTTAAATCCTTTATTAACCATCCATTTCCACTGATATAAAACCAAAATGTCTTGACATGGATTACAGAATATTTGCCAACTTTTCCACCCTTGCAGTCtcatcatttttctcctcttcctctATGGTTCAATCATGCACTGGATTTCATTTCCTCCCAACTACTTCTCTCATCTTGGTTTTGTACAATGGTGCTTTCAGTCTGCCTGGAAATGTTCACCACACATGTAATGTCTGTTTGATGTGTGATTACTCATTTTACATCTATCAATTTAGAATATGCTTCATCTAGAAAAGTTTTTCCTGTACTTCCAAATTCTAGTGAGTGCTCTTCATCTATGTTCTTAGAGTAACATCAACTTTCCCTCTCATGGCAGTAATTATACTTACAATGTGTTATCATTTTCTGCCTCCCTTATTCAGGGCAGGAGTTATGTATGTCTCATTTATTACTTCACCTATAACACTACTGTGCCTAATAAAAACAAGTTCACTGAATATTTGCTGAGCAAATCCATGACTGGATGATTCAAAGTGTTCACTAGGAAAGGCTGAGTCAGCAAAATGATGCAACAAAACTTGGGTCGGACTTTTCAACATTTGTTTAAGTTGTGAGAAACTGGACACTCTGTTGGTGAGATTACTTATAGAGTAGTGTTGGGGAGATTTCCTATAGAGTCTTCCGAAATAAAGTATACTTTTTGCACATCCCAAAATATCCAGCCTCCCCCAAACAACAATCTGCAAATACTGCATCCAGTGTCTGGTTTATGGCTTCTTTTCCAGGAGTTCAGAGAGTTTGCGGAGAACTGGAGAAGACTCAGCCCtcagctccccctgccccacGTTCCTCTCTCACACACCAAAGTCACTGATTGGAAAGAATACTCTTCTCAGTTTTTATTGTTTCACAAATTGTCTTCACAGTGAGATTATTTATTTGGGGCAGACATTACATTGTtactgttttgtttatttgaagGAGACATTATGTTTGTTGTGCTCTTGCTTGTTtgtaaagaacaaaaattaattttctcaatTTTTAGGGGTAGAAATTCAAAGGCAAGGTGTCGGCCTAAGGTCTAggagaaggttctctttctctaTTTGCTTtcgggcaaggtccttgtctctttcaATTGCTGTAGACCTACTGCCCCCCAGAATTGACAATGTTTTAAGGGTACTTTTTATAGTCACCACAGCTGTGGCCGATTCTGGTTTTGCTCGTAGTGTAATGATCATAGCACCACACACCACCTCGAACCACAACTCAGGGATACAAACAGACATATAGAAAAAAGCACACTTCAAAGTCATCAAAAAACACACGTGAGACGTTTTTTCATCTGTATTTGACTTTGTCTAAAACCGAGCTATCACAATGGCCGGATGGTGGCGCTGCAGGATAAGATAGCGAACATTTTGAACGGCAGCAACATTTTAGCTAGTGAACTTGAGCGGGCTAGagaggcagcgagaaagaggcttTTAAGGGAAAGGTAGGGCGTCCATAACTCCCCTCGGAAGGATTACAAATCGATACCCTCAAGGTTGACAGATAACAGAAATGACTTCCCGAGTTGCGTGAGATCGAGTGGACACGCCTGCTGGAGAGCTGTTTGGTAAAGGGGCCATGGAGCCGGCAGAGGGGACCAGTCCGCAGAAAAGGCAAGTgctgcttttctttgttttcctaggAGGATCTCTAGTGGGTTCTGAAACCCGGCGCTATTCTGTGGAGGAGGAAATGGAGGTCGGCTCCTTTATAGCCAACGTAGTGAAAGACCTGGGTTCCGGGGTGGAAGATCTGCCTGCTCGAAGAGCCAGAGTCATCTTTGATGACTACACACCACATTTGCGGTTGGATCTGCACACCGGAGACTTGCTCACAAATGAGCAACTGGATCGGGAGGCACTTTGCGGTCTCGCTGAACCATGTGTTTTGCACTTCCAAGTGTTACTTGAAAATCCTTTGCAATTTTTTCGGGCGGAGCTTTGGGTTAAAGATATCAACGATCACACCCCCACGTTCTTAGACAAGCACGTccttttgaaaatcccagagagttCTGCTCCAGGAACCTCGTTCCAAATGGAGAGTGCGCAAGACCTAGATGTAGGACAGAATGCTGTCCAGAACTACACCATCAGCCCCAATCGCCATTTCCTTCTTAAACTACAAGACAGCGGTGGGCGCAGGAAATACCCTGAGTTAGTGCTGGACCAGCCTCTGGATCGAGAAAAGGAGCCCGAGGTTAGCGTCACGCTAACCGCCATGGATGGCGGGTCGCCGCCCAAGTCTGGGACTGCCTCCATTCGCATTGTTGTCCTGGATGTCAATGACAATGCCCCTCAGTTTGAGAAGCCAGTCTATGAAGTTCAGGTACCAGAGAACAGCCCTCTGGACTCCTTGGTCCTGACGGTGTCTGCTACGGATTTAGATGCAGGAATAAATGGAGAACTATCTTATTCATTTTCCCACGCCTCCAGAGACATGCAGCAAACATTTGAAATTCATCCGATTTCTGGCAAAGTTCACTTAAAAGCACTTCTAGATTTCGAGCTAATTCAGTCTTACATAATAAATGTCCAAGCCATTGATGGTGGAGGCCTTGTTGGAAAATCAGTCATTCTTGTTCGGGTTGTAGATGTGAACGACAATTCACCAGAAATAACCATGACATCTCTTAGCAGCCCCATACTGGAAAACTCCCCACCGGAGACGGTAGTCGCAGTGTTCAGAGTACGAGACAAAGACGCAGGAGAGAACGGTAGTATGGTATGCTCAATTCAGGACCATCTCCCCTTCCTCCTGAAGCCTACCTTCAAGAATTTCTACACCCTACTGACGGAGAGCCCTTTGGACAGAGAGACTAGAGCAGAATATAATATCACCATCACTGTCACCGACTTGGGGTCCCCCAGGCTCAAAACCGAGCACACCATCAGGGTGCTGGTCTCCGACGTCAATGACAACACGCCCACCTTCACCCAAACCTCCTACACGCTGTACATCCAGGAGAACAACAGCCCCGGCCTGCACCTGGGCACAGTCAGCGCCACAGACAGAGACGCGGGCGCCAACGCCCAAGTCACCTACTCCCTGCTGCCGCCCCGCGACCCGCACCTCGAGCTCGCCTCGCTCGTGTCCATCCACGCCGAGCGCGGGCACCTGTTCGCGCTGCGGGCGCTGGACTTCGAGGCGCTGCGCGCCTTCGAGTTCCGCGTGGGCGCGGCGGACGCGGGCTCCCCGGCGCTGAGCAGCGAGGCGCTGGTGcgcgtggtggtggtggacgaCAACGACCACGCGCCCCTGGTGCTGTACCCGCCAGCGCCCAACGGCTCTGCGCCCTGCCCAGAGCTGGTGCCCAGGGTGGCCGAGGAGGGCTACCTGGTGAGCAAGGTGGTGGCGGTGGACGGCGACGCGGGCCAGAACGCCTGGCTGTCCTACCAGCTGCTCAAGGCCACGGAGCCAGGGCTGTTCCGCGTGTGGGCGCACAATGGCGAGGTGCGCACCGCCAGGCCACTGGGCGAGCGCGACGCGGCgcagcacaggctggtggtgctggtgcaggaccatggcGAGCCAGCCCTGTCTGCCAGCTTCACGCTGCACGTGCTGCTGGTGGACGGCTTCTCGCAGCCCTACCTGCCGCGGCCCGAGGGCGCCCGCGACAAGGCGCAGGCCGACTGGCTCACGGTCTACCTGGTCATTGCGTTGGCCTCTGTGTCTTCGCTCTtcctctgctctgtgctcctgtttGTGGCCCTGAGActgtgcaggaggaggagggccaCCTGGGAGGGTCGCTGTTCTGTGCCTGAGGGTCACTTCCCAGGCCACTTGGTGGACGTGAGCCGCACTGGGACTTTGTCACAGAACTTCCAATATGAAGTCTATCTGGAAGGCAGCTCTGCAGCAAGTGAGTTTAAACTCCAGCGTGCTATGGACGATGTGGTGGAATATCCAAATTTTGGAAATGGCTTGGGGTTCAATTAAGAATCTACtgtctgttttcttttaattcaaaGCATTTGTGAAGGCATTATATAGAACTTCTTGTGGTTTTAGTAATTTCATTTTCATAGTTGAGATTAGAAATGCTTGCATACCGTATATCATGATAATGTTTGCTACCTCTTATTATTTCAATTTGTTGGAGGCAATAAAATCTTCAACTTGTATTGAAAGTCATGAGTATTAGGTTAATAAACACTTCAAATTTTATGGAGTTGAAGATATTAACCCCATTGTTGTTCAgaaagttttctcaatatttcatGCCAGTTACTTAAAACAATCATGATATAAAATAATTAGGATCTTCAACTTAATCTGATATTTTGTTTACTTAATAAAAAACTCCGTTTAAGAGATTCCTGCAAAAATTGTATACTTTGGCAGTTGAAAAGATAGTCTCTCCCCAACTTAATATAAAACTTCAGTTTATAGTATACATGAAAATTGACAGATAATtactttatttcaatatttctaaaATTAATTAATCCCTTTTGTGATGTCTATCTAACCACCATTTCTTGTTCTGgaaactcccctcccccctccttagtAGAGATATACATTGTCATATTTATTTTGTATTATATATGCCCTCTAGAATAATTATAGATAGATATTCTAGATAATTAGATAAGGTTCCAGGAATCACTGATCCAATCTGTGTGGAACAATTCCATTAATAAATTTATCTAGGACCCAGATATAATATATTGCTTCTGTTAGGATCTTGGCCAGAAAAATTATAGTTTAGAATATGTGCAAAAAGTCAACCCTTGAGAGATAAGAATGAAGGAGATATCTAAACAGAGGTAGAAAACTCAAGAGAGTAACCTTGCTGTAGATATTCCTGTTATAGATTTATTAGTACCTTCCCAGTCTACTGTCTTTCTAAGGTCTTTAGAAATGATTTTATATGATTTAAGTTATTTCCCCTTTAATTAAGAGAGATAAGTGGATTTTTTCCTCTAGTTTTCAGGAGCAGCCTATGATAATTTTTTGTGGATTAGTAGACTAAACCATATGATTATTTCAAGATTTCCACTATGACTTTTCATAAGGGAGGTACTTAATATTTGGGGTTAAAAAGGTTCTATACTATCAATGTAATCTATACATGACAAGAACAAGAGCTTAAAGAA is from Tenrec ecaudatus isolate mTenEca1 chromosome 2, mTenEca1.hap1, whole genome shotgun sequence and encodes:
- the LOC142439391 gene encoding protocadherin beta-18-like; this encodes MEPAEGTSPQKRQVLLFFVFLGGSLVGSETRRYSVEEEMEVGSFIANVVKDLGSGVEDLPARRARVIFDDYTPHLRLDLHTGDLLTNEQLDREALCGLAEPCVLHFQVLLENPLQFFRAELWVKDINDHTPTFLDKHVLLKIPESSAPGTSFQMESAQDLDVGQNAVQNYTISPNRHFLLKLQDSGGRRKYPELVLDQPLDREKEPEVSVTLTAMDGGSPPKSGTASIRIVVLDVNDNAPQFEKPVYEVQVPENSPLDSLVLTVSATDLDAGINGELSYSFSHASRDMQQTFEIHPISGKVHLKALLDFELIQSYIINVQAIDGGGLVGKSVILVRVVDVNDNSPEITMTSLSSPILENSPPETVVAVFRVRDKDAGENGSMVCSIQDHLPFLLKPTFKNFYTLLTESPLDRETRAEYNITITVTDLGSPRLKTEHTIRVLVSDVNDNTPTFTQTSYTLYIQENNSPGLHLGTVSATDRDAGANAQVTYSLLPPRDPHLELASLVSIHAERGHLFALRALDFEALRAFEFRVGAADAGSPALSSEALVRVVVVDDNDHAPLVLYPPAPNGSAPCPELVPRVAEEGYLVSKVVAVDGDAGQNAWLSYQLLKATEPGLFRVWAHNGEVRTARPLGERDAAQHRLVVLVQDHGEPALSASFTLHVLLVDGFSQPYLPRPEGARDKAQADWLTVYLVIALASVSSLFLCSVLLFVALRLCRRRRATWEGRCSVPEGHFPGHLVDVSRTGTLSQNFQYEVYLEGSSAASEFKLQRAMDDVVEYPNFGNGLGFN